The Chlorocebus sabaeus isolate Y175 chromosome 9, mChlSab1.0.hap1, whole genome shotgun sequence genome includes a window with the following:
- the SMNDC1 gene encoding survival of motor neuron-related-splicing factor 30 isoform X1: MSEDLAKQLASYKAQLQQVEAALSGNGENEDLLKLKKDLQEVIELTKDLLSTQPSETLASSDSFASTQPTHSWKVGDKCMAIWSEDGQCYEAEIEEIDEENGTAAITFAGYGNAEVTPLLNLKPVEEGRKAKEDSGNKPMSKKEMIAQQREYKKKKALKKAQRIKELEQEREDQKVKWQQFNNRAYSKNKKGQVKRSIFASPESVTGKVGVGTCGIADKPMTQYQDTSKYNVRHLMPQ, encoded by the exons ATGTCAGAGGATTTAGCAAAGCAGCTGGCAAGCTACAAAGCTCAGCTCCAGCAAGTTGAAGCTGCATTATCtggaaatggagaaaatgaagatTTGCTAAAATTGAAGAAAGATTTACAA gaagTTATAGAACTAACCAAAGACCTTCTGTCAACTCAACCTTCTGAGACGCTTGCAAGTTCAGACAGTTTTGCTTCTACTCAACCTACTCATTCATGGAAAGTAGGAGACAAGTGTATGGCAATCTGGAGTGAAGATGGACA GTGTTATGAAGCGGAGATTGAAgagatagatgaagaaaatggcaCCGCTGCAATCACCTTTGCTGGTTATGGCAATGCTGAAGTGACTCCACTGTTGAACCTCAAGCCtgtagaagaaggaaggaaagcaaaggaGGACAGTGGCAACAAACCCATGTCAAA AAAAGAAATGATTGCCCAGCAGCGtgaatataaaaagaagaaagctttgAAAAAAGCTCAGAGAATAAAAGAACTTGAGCAAGAAAGAGAGGACCAGAAAGTGAAATGGCAACAATTCAACAACAGAGCctattccaaaaacaaaaaaggccag GTAAAGAGGAGTATTTTTGCTTCACCTGAGAGTGTGACTGGCAAAGTTGGAGTAGGAACTTGTGGAATTGCCGATAAACCTATGACACAATATCAAGATACCTCTAAATACAATGTCAGGCATTTGATGCCTCAATAA
- the SMNDC1 gene encoding survival of motor neuron-related-splicing factor 30 isoform X2, whose amino-acid sequence MEVIELTKDLLSTQPSETLASSDSFASTQPTHSWKVGDKCMAIWSEDGQCYEAEIEEIDEENGTAAITFAGYGNAEVTPLLNLKPVEEGRKAKEDSGNKPMSKKEMIAQQREYKKKKALKKAQRIKELEQEREDQKVKWQQFNNRAYSKNKKGQVKRSIFASPESVTGKVGVGTCGIADKPMTQYQDTSKYNVRHLMPQ is encoded by the exons ATG gaagTTATAGAACTAACCAAAGACCTTCTGTCAACTCAACCTTCTGAGACGCTTGCAAGTTCAGACAGTTTTGCTTCTACTCAACCTACTCATTCATGGAAAGTAGGAGACAAGTGTATGGCAATCTGGAGTGAAGATGGACA GTGTTATGAAGCGGAGATTGAAgagatagatgaagaaaatggcaCCGCTGCAATCACCTTTGCTGGTTATGGCAATGCTGAAGTGACTCCACTGTTGAACCTCAAGCCtgtagaagaaggaaggaaagcaaaggaGGACAGTGGCAACAAACCCATGTCAAA AAAAGAAATGATTGCCCAGCAGCGtgaatataaaaagaagaaagctttgAAAAAAGCTCAGAGAATAAAAGAACTTGAGCAAGAAAGAGAGGACCAGAAAGTGAAATGGCAACAATTCAACAACAGAGCctattccaaaaacaaaaaaggccag GTAAAGAGGAGTATTTTTGCTTCACCTGAGAGTGTGACTGGCAAAGTTGGAGTAGGAACTTGTGGAATTGCCGATAAACCTATGACACAATATCAAGATACCTCTAAATACAATGTCAGGCATTTGATGCCTCAATAA